A section of the Salmo trutta chromosome 4, fSalTru1.1, whole genome shotgun sequence genome encodes:
- the LOC115191854 gene encoding transmembrane protein 132D-like isoform X1, which produces MNDRFLVHAQCKPPPGCFFFCMRVILNHHDTFSTPRSCKGAMTLLGLCGFLGSFRGAVMGELSCPGALWGREGVKVLALYSLLAVVHTSHAQPPLPLSLPAKIVVPPPWHALPLLQADLGSLFSNSSPFAFSQSLLMVPPAGEASKAGVRASFGPYSVSQLVSGPILPLSPPLSASLLSKHVERERDEGGKERYRVRVLFHVRGDAGRGSCITLHAFKETEEQKASCITQPPLGLCVVTLALPKDWFEADQTSQPYLGPSQRARHTHRHRTRNRGRRHEGVVVGGAGGIPFPGALRYSPAHTGDRIQLYYSLFGTASNIKLAPPRCVEDKLPQSQRQLIYIGAVTRREYNKGKEANRTKEEIDCCNGQEEEELRLDSNVLIRYRRGPVRTGQPIGISVNLKANFNAEFVVIRLKVKKGLLSLVAQRSLNSDLWVVNLEKTQGSKHDVISIICHKLAGHMDSDSPAALQQVACLSVDGLRRSFGVAMTVSASWWVEYSGRNNPPPPHGGVVSSFSFTDREIVGISPITESGMIINTAILTSEPVSLPVIVLAVGHDGKVSDITAAVKCQSSNDDIIKVSSDCSTLFVDGSESGVGSTCVGVEFLLGTLSGSLCLSVWAPVVPLRVSLSDNELSAIDGWNHYTENGCSPVYQRSTVQVLTQFSAQGGQGQLNYLLGSSDWFVDATELVRNWLRVENPRVAVLDKQSNLIGLHPGKTSVHVISSQWDGVLGSCDVIVTSEPVTPGDLSVQVVGGLGMSINASPAHPAVVTATVTAYNILYIHEQEASISVWLQFSDDSATLLSAFSRGTFALRLSSLAETVVAVTPGPSLRIVAQGEGGGPLLKAELLVPTCKPMANSVDGDLANPKEGSGTRRLAKGSGWIRVNLDSDLRPMGSEEANLELLNISDMLMESSDRDVQYRNFPDNDIIIGNVTAVSGDDYYDKAGDGMIARNDLERAVLTPNHEESAVYFSPGVEREREEKLEDKELEVGVGAVLSLLCLSALLFLVNCLPCALRERRKRKDMNVEGVEGVVEEEWEEGEEEVKEEAEAKEVAEKNEKITSYPRVISLHETTTEENEGQSDQSMDH; this is translated from the exons ATGAACGACCGTTTTTTGGTGCATGCTCAATGTAAGCCTCCTCCAGGATGCTTTTTTTTTTGCATGCGTGTGATCCTGAACCATCACGACACCTTCTCAACGCCTCGGAGCTGTAAGGGTGCTATGACACTTTTGGGGTTGTGTGGTTTTTTGGGATCCTTCAGGGGTGCAGTGATGGGTGAGCTCAGCTGCCCCGGTGCAttgtgggggagagagggtgtgaaGGTACTCGCGCTCTATTCGCTCCTAGCAGTCG TACACACATCCCATGCCcagcctcccctccctctctccctcccggcCAAAATCGTTGTCCCCCCTCCCTGGCACGCTCTGCCCCTGTTGCAGGCTGATCTGGGCTCACTGTTCTCCAACTCCAGCCCCTTCGCCTTCTCTCAGTCCCTGCTCATGGTGCCTCCGGCTGGGGAAGCCTCCAAAGCAGGGGTCCGGGCTTCCTTCGGGCCTTACTCTGTCAGCCAG CTGGTCTCCGggcccatcctccccctctcccctcctctgtctgCGTCTCTCCTCTCGAAACACgtggagcgagagagggatgaaggaggaaaggagaggtacAGGGTGCGGGTATTGTTCCATGTGCGAGGGGACGCCGGCAGAGGGAGCTGTATCACCCTCCACGCCTTCAAAGAGACCGAGGAGCAGAAGGCTTCGTGTATCACacag cCTCCATTGGGTCTGTGTGTGGTGACCCTGGCCCTACCTAAGGACTGGTTTGAGGCGGACCAGACCAGCCAGCCCTACCTCGGCCCCAGCCAGCGTGCCAGGCACACACACCGACACCGCACCCGTAATCGGGGGCGACGGCACGAGGGTGTTGTCGTCGGTGGAGCCGGTGGCATCCCCTTCCCAGGCGCCCTCAGATACAGCCCCGCCCACACCGGAGACCGTATCCAGTTGTACTACTCATTGTTCGGCACAGCGTCCAACATCAAACTAGCACCCCCTAGGTGTGTGGAAGACAAATTACCACAGTCTCAGAGACAGTTGATTTATATAGGAGCTGTGACTCGGAGGGAGTACAATAAGGGGAAAGAGGCCAACAGGACCAAAGAGGAAATAGACTGTTGCAAtggacaggaagaggaagagctACGGTTGGATTCCAACGTGCTCATTCGCTATCGCAGGGGACCGGTCCGCACGGGACAGCCAATAGGGATTTCTGTGAACCTGAAGGCCAATTTCAATGCAGAGTTTGTTGTTATCCG ACTGAAGGTGAAGAAAGGCCTTTTGTCTCTGGTTGCCCAGCGCTCTCTGAACTCTGACCTCTGGGTTGTGAACCTGGAGAAAACCCAGGGCTCCAAACATGATGTCATCTCCATCATCTGCCATAAACTGGCGGGACACATGGACAGCGACAG tcccGCTGCTCTGCAGCAGGTTGCCTGTCTGTCAGTGGACGGCTTGCGAAGGAGTTTCGGGGTTGCCATGACTGTATCGGCCAGCTGGTGGGTGGAGTACTCAGGCCGTAATAACCCTCCGCCACCACACGGCGGAGTAGTGAGTAGCTTCTCCTTCACTGACAGAGAGATAGTGGGCATCTCTCCCATAACTGAG AGTGGCATGATCATCAACACGGCCATCTTGACCAGCGAGCCCGTGTCACTTCCTGTCATTGTGCTGGCAGTGGGGCATGATGGGAAGGTGTCTGATATCACCGCGGCGGTGAAGTGTCAGTCGTCCAACGATGATATCATCAAG GTGTCAAGTGACTGCTCAACCCTCTTCGTCGACGGAAGTGAATCAGGGGTGGGCAGCACCTGCGTAGGGGTGGAGTTTCTCCTGGGCACGCTCAGTGGTTCCCTATGTCTGTCCGTGTGGGCTCCTGTCGTCCCACTGCGCGTCTCACTGTCCGACAACGAGCTGAGCGCCATCGATGGCTGGAACCACTACACGGAGAACGG CTGTTCTCCAGTGTATCAGAGGTCCACGGTTCAGGTTCTGACCCAGTTCAGTGCTCAGGGTGGCCAGGGTCAGCTGAACTACCTGCTGGGCTCCTCTGATTGGTTTGTGGATGCCACAGAGTTGGTCCGTAATTGGCTGAGGGTAGAGAATCCTCGCGTGGCGGTCCTTGACAAGCAGAGCAATCTGATTGGTCTACACCCGGGGAAAACTTCAGTTCAT GTCATATCAAGCCAATGGGACGGTGTGCTGGGTAGCTGTGATGTCATTGTGACCTCTGAACCCGTGACCCCTGGTGACCTCTCAGTGCAGGTTGTGGGAGGACTCGGTATGTCAATCAATGCAAGCCCTGCCCACCCTGCTGTTGTCACAGCAACAGTGACCGCATACAACATTCTCTACATCCATGAGCAG gaaGCGTCCATCAGTGTCTGGCTCCAGTTCAGTGATGATAGCGCCACGTTGCTCTCCGCCTTCAGCCGTGGTACCTTCGCCCTGCGCCTCTCCTCATTGGCAGAGACCGTGGTCGCCGTGACGCCCGGCCCGTCGCTGCGCATCGTCGCCCAGGGCGAAGGGGGCGGGCCTTTACTGAAAGCAGAACTCCTGGTCCCCACCTGCAAGCCAATGGCGAACTCCGTCGACGGGGACCTGGCCAATCCGAAGGAAGGAAGCGGGACCAGGAGGCTGGCTAAAGGATCTGGTTGGATCAGGGTgaacctggactctgaccttcgTCCAATGGGGAGCGAGGAGGCGAACTTGGAGCTGCTCAACATTTCGGACATGTTGATGGAGTCATCTGACAGGGATGTTCAGTACAGAAACTTCCCGGACAATGACATCATCATAGGGAACGTCACTGCCGTCAGCGGTGACGACTACTATGACAAGGCCGGCGATGGGATGATCGCCAGGAACGACCTGGAGAGAGCGGTGTTGACCCCGAATCACGAAGAGAGTGCGGTGTACTTCTCTCCCGgggtggagcgagagagggaggagaaactGGAGGATAAAGAGCTGGAGGTGGGTGTCGGGGcagtcctctccctcctctgcctctccgcACTCCTCTTCCTGGTGAATTGTCTGCCCTGTGCtttgagggagaggaggaagaggaaggacatgaacgtggagggggtggagggagtggtggaggaagagtgggaggaaggagaagaggaggtgaaggaggaggCGGAGGCAAAGGAGGTTGCAGAAAAGAACGAGAAAATAACATCATACCCCAGGGTAATATCACTTCACGAGACTACTACAGAAGAGAACGAGGGGCAGTCAGATCAAAGCATGGACCATTAA
- the LOC115191855 gene encoding uncharacterized protein LOC115191855 isoform X1, which produces MEGTGGKLPQNLSNIPTREEVCRNSCRQKAANAKDEEKAVWIEKERVGRKESDAFTLLHRFLSLQSFCRFCMRCLSSLLLSPVFLNLFISRMDGRLVLTILALCVMNDVTIEMSTFTPQPLTSSNSTPATSGPITPITSCVCNISTSCSSPTKPKSLPPALGVVKVNWEGKSCKGDIRLSLLLSHSLPLCFNSLANLSLQLAELCERKGCEGSPKWTETPARSEGYQIDRDGRVTNNSCTTLRIQCEDVPDQLVGYKVVTGLLCVLVLVVLMVRFGQPSLKAFRKRLSDKRQSRWIGPTQSQSVSYHRGKAGLQLNDNTDKRHSYPGLERLTVNTSREPSSNRNSDYDSYNL; this is translated from the exons ATGGAGGGCACTGGAGGAAAACTCCCACAAAACCTATCAAATATTCCTACTCG TGAGGAAGTTTGCAGAAACTCTTGCAGACAGAAAGCAGCAAACGCCAAAGATGAAGAGAAGGCTGTATGGATAGAAaaagagagggtggggagaaAGGAGAGCGACGCGTTTACACTTCTGCACCGTTTCCTCTCTCTTCAGTCTTTCTGTCGTTTTTGCATGCgttgtctctcttctcttcttctctcccctgtTTTTCTCAACCTGTTCATCTCCAGAATGGATGGAAGGCTAGTACTTACCATCCTGGCCCTGTGTGTAATGAATGACG TAACCATTGAAATGAGCACATTTACCCCCCAACCTCTCACATCATCCAACTCCACTCCTGCTACCTCCGGTCCCATCACTCCCATCACTTCCTGTGTGTGTAATATCTCCACTTCCTGTTCCTCTCCGACCAAGCCCAAGTCTCTGCCACCTGCGCTGGGTGTTGTCAAGGTCAACTGGGAAGGAAAGTCCTGTAAGGGGGACATACgcctgtctctcctcttgtcccaTTCCTTACCACTCTGTTTTAACAGTTTGGCTAATCTTAGCCTTCAACTGGCAGAGTTGTGTGAGAGGAAGGGCTGCGAGGGCTCCCCAAAGTGGACTGAGACCCCTGCTAGGTCTGAGGGTTACCAGATCGATAGGGATGGAAGGGTTACCAATAACTCCTGTACAACACTGAGGATCCAATGCGAAG aCGTCCCAGATCAGTTAGTGGGCTATAAGGTGGTGACTGGACTGCTGTGTGTTCTGGTGCTGGTGGTGCTGATGGTGCGTTTCGGGCAGCCCTCCCTCAAGGCCTTCCGTAAGAGAC TGTCAGACAAGAGACAGAGTCGGTGGATCGGACCTACGCAGAGCCAAAGTG TCTCCTACCATAGAGGGAAGGCTGGACTCCAACTTAACGACAACACAGACAAGAGACACTCCTACCCTG GATTGGAGAGGCTGACGGTGAACACCAGCCGAGAGCCGTCGTCTAACAGAAACAGTGATTATGACTCTTATAACTtgtga
- the LOC115191854 gene encoding transmembrane protein 132D-like isoform X2, whose product MGELSCPGALWGREGVKVLALYSLLAVVHTSHAQPPLPLSLPAKIVVPPPWHALPLLQADLGSLFSNSSPFAFSQSLLMVPPAGEASKAGVRASFGPYSVSQLVSGPILPLSPPLSASLLSKHVERERDEGGKERYRVRVLFHVRGDAGRGSCITLHAFKETEEQKASCITQPPLGLCVVTLALPKDWFEADQTSQPYLGPSQRARHTHRHRTRNRGRRHEGVVVGGAGGIPFPGALRYSPAHTGDRIQLYYSLFGTASNIKLAPPRCVEDKLPQSQRQLIYIGAVTRREYNKGKEANRTKEEIDCCNGQEEEELRLDSNVLIRYRRGPVRTGQPIGISVNLKANFNAEFVVIRLKVKKGLLSLVAQRSLNSDLWVVNLEKTQGSKHDVISIICHKLAGHMDSDSPAALQQVACLSVDGLRRSFGVAMTVSASWWVEYSGRNNPPPPHGGVVSSFSFTDREIVGISPITESGMIINTAILTSEPVSLPVIVLAVGHDGKVSDITAAVKCQSSNDDIIKVSSDCSTLFVDGSESGVGSTCVGVEFLLGTLSGSLCLSVWAPVVPLRVSLSDNELSAIDGWNHYTENGCSPVYQRSTVQVLTQFSAQGGQGQLNYLLGSSDWFVDATELVRNWLRVENPRVAVLDKQSNLIGLHPGKTSVHVISSQWDGVLGSCDVIVTSEPVTPGDLSVQVVGGLGMSINASPAHPAVVTATVTAYNILYIHEQEASISVWLQFSDDSATLLSAFSRGTFALRLSSLAETVVAVTPGPSLRIVAQGEGGGPLLKAELLVPTCKPMANSVDGDLANPKEGSGTRRLAKGSGWIRVNLDSDLRPMGSEEANLELLNISDMLMESSDRDVQYRNFPDNDIIIGNVTAVSGDDYYDKAGDGMIARNDLERAVLTPNHEESAVYFSPGVEREREEKLEDKELEVGVGAVLSLLCLSALLFLVNCLPCALRERRKRKDMNVEGVEGVVEEEWEEGEEEVKEEAEAKEVAEKNEKITSYPRVISLHETTTEENEGQSDQSMDH is encoded by the exons ATGGGTGAGCTCAGCTGCCCCGGTGCAttgtgggggagagagggtgtgaaGGTACTCGCGCTCTATTCGCTCCTAGCAGTCG TACACACATCCCATGCCcagcctcccctccctctctccctcccggcCAAAATCGTTGTCCCCCCTCCCTGGCACGCTCTGCCCCTGTTGCAGGCTGATCTGGGCTCACTGTTCTCCAACTCCAGCCCCTTCGCCTTCTCTCAGTCCCTGCTCATGGTGCCTCCGGCTGGGGAAGCCTCCAAAGCAGGGGTCCGGGCTTCCTTCGGGCCTTACTCTGTCAGCCAG CTGGTCTCCGggcccatcctccccctctcccctcctctgtctgCGTCTCTCCTCTCGAAACACgtggagcgagagagggatgaaggaggaaaggagaggtacAGGGTGCGGGTATTGTTCCATGTGCGAGGGGACGCCGGCAGAGGGAGCTGTATCACCCTCCACGCCTTCAAAGAGACCGAGGAGCAGAAGGCTTCGTGTATCACacag cCTCCATTGGGTCTGTGTGTGGTGACCCTGGCCCTACCTAAGGACTGGTTTGAGGCGGACCAGACCAGCCAGCCCTACCTCGGCCCCAGCCAGCGTGCCAGGCACACACACCGACACCGCACCCGTAATCGGGGGCGACGGCACGAGGGTGTTGTCGTCGGTGGAGCCGGTGGCATCCCCTTCCCAGGCGCCCTCAGATACAGCCCCGCCCACACCGGAGACCGTATCCAGTTGTACTACTCATTGTTCGGCACAGCGTCCAACATCAAACTAGCACCCCCTAGGTGTGTGGAAGACAAATTACCACAGTCTCAGAGACAGTTGATTTATATAGGAGCTGTGACTCGGAGGGAGTACAATAAGGGGAAAGAGGCCAACAGGACCAAAGAGGAAATAGACTGTTGCAAtggacaggaagaggaagagctACGGTTGGATTCCAACGTGCTCATTCGCTATCGCAGGGGACCGGTCCGCACGGGACAGCCAATAGGGATTTCTGTGAACCTGAAGGCCAATTTCAATGCAGAGTTTGTTGTTATCCG ACTGAAGGTGAAGAAAGGCCTTTTGTCTCTGGTTGCCCAGCGCTCTCTGAACTCTGACCTCTGGGTTGTGAACCTGGAGAAAACCCAGGGCTCCAAACATGATGTCATCTCCATCATCTGCCATAAACTGGCGGGACACATGGACAGCGACAG tcccGCTGCTCTGCAGCAGGTTGCCTGTCTGTCAGTGGACGGCTTGCGAAGGAGTTTCGGGGTTGCCATGACTGTATCGGCCAGCTGGTGGGTGGAGTACTCAGGCCGTAATAACCCTCCGCCACCACACGGCGGAGTAGTGAGTAGCTTCTCCTTCACTGACAGAGAGATAGTGGGCATCTCTCCCATAACTGAG AGTGGCATGATCATCAACACGGCCATCTTGACCAGCGAGCCCGTGTCACTTCCTGTCATTGTGCTGGCAGTGGGGCATGATGGGAAGGTGTCTGATATCACCGCGGCGGTGAAGTGTCAGTCGTCCAACGATGATATCATCAAG GTGTCAAGTGACTGCTCAACCCTCTTCGTCGACGGAAGTGAATCAGGGGTGGGCAGCACCTGCGTAGGGGTGGAGTTTCTCCTGGGCACGCTCAGTGGTTCCCTATGTCTGTCCGTGTGGGCTCCTGTCGTCCCACTGCGCGTCTCACTGTCCGACAACGAGCTGAGCGCCATCGATGGCTGGAACCACTACACGGAGAACGG CTGTTCTCCAGTGTATCAGAGGTCCACGGTTCAGGTTCTGACCCAGTTCAGTGCTCAGGGTGGCCAGGGTCAGCTGAACTACCTGCTGGGCTCCTCTGATTGGTTTGTGGATGCCACAGAGTTGGTCCGTAATTGGCTGAGGGTAGAGAATCCTCGCGTGGCGGTCCTTGACAAGCAGAGCAATCTGATTGGTCTACACCCGGGGAAAACTTCAGTTCAT GTCATATCAAGCCAATGGGACGGTGTGCTGGGTAGCTGTGATGTCATTGTGACCTCTGAACCCGTGACCCCTGGTGACCTCTCAGTGCAGGTTGTGGGAGGACTCGGTATGTCAATCAATGCAAGCCCTGCCCACCCTGCTGTTGTCACAGCAACAGTGACCGCATACAACATTCTCTACATCCATGAGCAG gaaGCGTCCATCAGTGTCTGGCTCCAGTTCAGTGATGATAGCGCCACGTTGCTCTCCGCCTTCAGCCGTGGTACCTTCGCCCTGCGCCTCTCCTCATTGGCAGAGACCGTGGTCGCCGTGACGCCCGGCCCGTCGCTGCGCATCGTCGCCCAGGGCGAAGGGGGCGGGCCTTTACTGAAAGCAGAACTCCTGGTCCCCACCTGCAAGCCAATGGCGAACTCCGTCGACGGGGACCTGGCCAATCCGAAGGAAGGAAGCGGGACCAGGAGGCTGGCTAAAGGATCTGGTTGGATCAGGGTgaacctggactctgaccttcgTCCAATGGGGAGCGAGGAGGCGAACTTGGAGCTGCTCAACATTTCGGACATGTTGATGGAGTCATCTGACAGGGATGTTCAGTACAGAAACTTCCCGGACAATGACATCATCATAGGGAACGTCACTGCCGTCAGCGGTGACGACTACTATGACAAGGCCGGCGATGGGATGATCGCCAGGAACGACCTGGAGAGAGCGGTGTTGACCCCGAATCACGAAGAGAGTGCGGTGTACTTCTCTCCCGgggtggagcgagagagggaggagaaactGGAGGATAAAGAGCTGGAGGTGGGTGTCGGGGcagtcctctccctcctctgcctctccgcACTCCTCTTCCTGGTGAATTGTCTGCCCTGTGCtttgagggagaggaggaagaggaaggacatgaacgtggagggggtggagggagtggtggaggaagagtgggaggaaggagaagaggaggtgaaggaggaggCGGAGGCAAAGGAGGTTGCAGAAAAGAACGAGAAAATAACATCATACCCCAGGGTAATATCACTTCACGAGACTACTACAGAAGAGAACGAGGGGCAGTCAGATCAAAGCATGGACCATTAA
- the LOC115191855 gene encoding uncharacterized protein LOC115191855 isoform X2, whose translation MEGTGGKLPQNLSNIPTREEVCRNSCRQKAANAKDEEKAVWIEKERVGRKESDAFTLLHRFLSLQSFCRFCMRCLSSLLLSPVFLNLFISRMDGRLVLTILALCVMNDVTIEMSTFTPQPLTSSNSTPATSGPITPITSCVCNISTSCSSPTKPKSLPPALGVVKVNWEGKSCKGDIRLSLLLSHSLPLCFNSLANLSLQLAELCERKGCEGSPKWTETPARSEGYQIDRDGRVTNNSCTTLRIQCEDVPDQLVGYKVVTGLLCVLVLVVLMVRFGQPSLKAFLSDKRQSRWIGPTQSQSVSYHRGKAGLQLNDNTDKRHSYPGLERLTVNTSREPSSNRNSDYDSYNL comes from the exons ATGGAGGGCACTGGAGGAAAACTCCCACAAAACCTATCAAATATTCCTACTCG TGAGGAAGTTTGCAGAAACTCTTGCAGACAGAAAGCAGCAAACGCCAAAGATGAAGAGAAGGCTGTATGGATAGAAaaagagagggtggggagaaAGGAGAGCGACGCGTTTACACTTCTGCACCGTTTCCTCTCTCTTCAGTCTTTCTGTCGTTTTTGCATGCgttgtctctcttctcttcttctctcccctgtTTTTCTCAACCTGTTCATCTCCAGAATGGATGGAAGGCTAGTACTTACCATCCTGGCCCTGTGTGTAATGAATGACG TAACCATTGAAATGAGCACATTTACCCCCCAACCTCTCACATCATCCAACTCCACTCCTGCTACCTCCGGTCCCATCACTCCCATCACTTCCTGTGTGTGTAATATCTCCACTTCCTGTTCCTCTCCGACCAAGCCCAAGTCTCTGCCACCTGCGCTGGGTGTTGTCAAGGTCAACTGGGAAGGAAAGTCCTGTAAGGGGGACATACgcctgtctctcctcttgtcccaTTCCTTACCACTCTGTTTTAACAGTTTGGCTAATCTTAGCCTTCAACTGGCAGAGTTGTGTGAGAGGAAGGGCTGCGAGGGCTCCCCAAAGTGGACTGAGACCCCTGCTAGGTCTGAGGGTTACCAGATCGATAGGGATGGAAGGGTTACCAATAACTCCTGTACAACACTGAGGATCCAATGCGAAG aCGTCCCAGATCAGTTAGTGGGCTATAAGGTGGTGACTGGACTGCTGTGTGTTCTGGTGCTGGTGGTGCTGATGGTGCGTTTCGGGCAGCCCTCCCTCAAGGCCTTCC TGTCAGACAAGAGACAGAGTCGGTGGATCGGACCTACGCAGAGCCAAAGTG TCTCCTACCATAGAGGGAAGGCTGGACTCCAACTTAACGACAACACAGACAAGAGACACTCCTACCCTG GATTGGAGAGGCTGACGGTGAACACCAGCCGAGAGCCGTCGTCTAACAGAAACAGTGATTATGACTCTTATAACTtgtga
- the LOC115191855 gene encoding T-cell surface glycoprotein CD5 isoform X3, which translates to MRCLSSLLLSPVFLNLFISRMDGRLVLTILALCVMNDVTIEMSTFTPQPLTSSNSTPATSGPITPITSCVCNISTSCSSPTKPKSLPPALGVVKVNWEGKSCKGDIRLSLLLSHSLPLCFNSLANLSLQLAELCERKGCEGSPKWTETPARSEGYQIDRDGRVTNNSCTTLRIQCEDVPDQLVGYKVVTGLLCVLVLVVLMVRFGQPSLKAFRKRLSDKRQSRWIGPTQSQSVSYHRGKAGLQLNDNTDKRHSYPGLERLTVNTSREPSSNRNSDYDSYNL; encoded by the exons ATGCgttgtctctcttctcttcttctctcccctgtTTTTCTCAACCTGTTCATCTCCAGAATGGATGGAAGGCTAGTACTTACCATCCTGGCCCTGTGTGTAATGAATGACG TAACCATTGAAATGAGCACATTTACCCCCCAACCTCTCACATCATCCAACTCCACTCCTGCTACCTCCGGTCCCATCACTCCCATCACTTCCTGTGTGTGTAATATCTCCACTTCCTGTTCCTCTCCGACCAAGCCCAAGTCTCTGCCACCTGCGCTGGGTGTTGTCAAGGTCAACTGGGAAGGAAAGTCCTGTAAGGGGGACATACgcctgtctctcctcttgtcccaTTCCTTACCACTCTGTTTTAACAGTTTGGCTAATCTTAGCCTTCAACTGGCAGAGTTGTGTGAGAGGAAGGGCTGCGAGGGCTCCCCAAAGTGGACTGAGACCCCTGCTAGGTCTGAGGGTTACCAGATCGATAGGGATGGAAGGGTTACCAATAACTCCTGTACAACACTGAGGATCCAATGCGAAG aCGTCCCAGATCAGTTAGTGGGCTATAAGGTGGTGACTGGACTGCTGTGTGTTCTGGTGCTGGTGGTGCTGATGGTGCGTTTCGGGCAGCCCTCCCTCAAGGCCTTCCGTAAGAGAC TGTCAGACAAGAGACAGAGTCGGTGGATCGGACCTACGCAGAGCCAAAGTG TCTCCTACCATAGAGGGAAGGCTGGACTCCAACTTAACGACAACACAGACAAGAGACACTCCTACCCTG GATTGGAGAGGCTGACGGTGAACACCAGCCGAGAGCCGTCGTCTAACAGAAACAGTGATTATGACTCTTATAACTtgtga